Proteins encoded together in one Coffea arabica cultivar ET-39 chromosome 2c, Coffea Arabica ET-39 HiFi, whole genome shotgun sequence window:
- the LOC113724898 gene encoding glutamate synthase [NADH], amyloplastic isoform X2, producing the protein MSLDARLDTLDELIHSRFSTNTFPSWDRAQPMRVLGHNGEINTLRGNVNWMKAREGLLKCKELGLSKTEMKKLLPIVDASSSDSGAFDGVLELLVRAGRSLPEAIMMMIPEAWQNDKNMDPQRKALYEYFSALMEPWDGPALISFTDGRYLGATLDRNGLRPGRFYITHSGRVIMASEVGVVDIPPEDVSRKGRLNPGMMLLVDFEKHVVVDDEALKQQYSLARPYGEWLKRQKIELKDIVKSVHESQRVSPAIAGVVPASKDDDSMENMGIHGLLAPLKAFGYTVEALEMLLLPMAKDGIEALGSMGNDAPLAVMSNREKLTFEYFKQMFAQVTNPPIDPIREKIVTSMECMIGPEGDLTETTEEQCHRLSLKGPLLSIEEMEAIKKMDYRGWRSKVIDITYSVGHGRKGLEETLDRICSEAHDAIKEGYTALVLSDRAFSPKRVAVSSLLAVGAVHHHLVKRLERTRVALIVESAEPREVHHFCTLVGFGADAICPYLAIEAILRLQVDGKIPPKPTGQFHSKDELVKKYFNASNYGMMKVLAKMGISTLASYKGAQIFEAVGLSSEVMERCFTGTPSRVEGATFDALANDALELHELAFPSRVLPAGSAEAVALPNPGDYHWRKGGEIHLNDPLAIAKLQEAARSNSVAAYKEYSRRIQELNKSCNLRGLLKFKDEVMGVPLEEVEPASEIVKRFCTGAMSYGSISLEAHSTLAIAMNKIGGKSNTGEGGEQPSRMDPLPDGSMNPKRSAIKQVASGRFGVSSYYLTNADELQIKMAQGAKPGEGGELPGHKVIGDIAVTRNSTAGVGLISPPPHHDIYSIEDLAQLIHDLKNANPGARISVKLVSEAGVGVIASGVVKGHADHVLISGHDGGTGASRWTGIKSAGLPWELGLAETHQTLVANDLRGRTVLQTDGQLKTGRDVAIAALLGAEEFGFSTAPLITLGCIMMRKCHKNTCPVGIATQDPVLREKFAGEPEHVINFFFMLAEEVREIMSQLGFRTLIEMVGRSDMLELNEDLVKNNEKLKNIDLSLLLRPAADIRPDAAQYCIQKQDHSLDMAMDNKLIDLSKVGIEKCVPVYVETGICNTNRAVGTMLSHEVTKRHSMVGLPADTIHIKFNGSAGQSFGAFVCPGITLELEGDSNDYVGKGLSGGKIIVYPPRESRFDAKENIVIGNVALYGATGGEAYFNGMAAERFCVRNSGAKAVVEGVGDHGCEYMTGGTVVVLGKTGRNFAAGMSGGIAFVLDMDSKFQSHCNSELVDLDKVENEDDILTLKMMIQQHQRHTNSKLAKEVLSNFDDLLPKFIKVFPRDYKRVLASMKEKETANIAAERTAREIEEQEEAELMGKDAFEELKKFSAGSLNKKANQVERVISVKRPTCVADAEKNGGFVRYEREGISYRDPNKRIYDWKEVMEELKPGPLLTTQSARCMDCGTPFCHQENSGCPLGNKIPEFNELVYQNRWREALDRLLETNNFPEFTGRVCPAPCEGSCVLGIIENPVSIKSIECTIIDKAFEEGWMVPRPPQMRTGKRVAVVGSGPAGLAAADQLNRMGHAVTVFERADRIGGLMMYGVPNMKADKVDVVQRRVDLMEKEGINFVVNANVGKDPSFSLDRLREEHDAIVLAVGATKSRDLPVPGRELSGVHFAMEFLHANTKSLLDSNLEDGNFISAKGKKVVVIGGGDTGTDCIGTSIRHGCSGLINLELLPQPPQSRAPNNPWPQWPRVFRIDYGHQEAAAKFGKDPRSYEVLTKRFVGDENGVVKGLEIVRVQWEKDPSGKFQFKEVEGSEEMIEADLVLLAMGFLGPESTIADKLGLEKDNRSNFKADYGRFSTSVEGVFAAGDCRRGQSLVVWAISEGRQAAAQVDKYLMEDTTGLPIDGRRQEDIVKREQDSNRQTVRT; encoded by the exons ATGAGTTTGGATGCCAGATTGGATACTTTGGATGAGTTG ATACACTCCAGGTTCTCAACAAATACATTTCCCAGTTGGGACCGTGCTCAGCCTATGCGTGTTTTAGGTCACAATGGGGAGATTAATACACTTCGAGGCAATGTGAACTG GATGAAAGCTCGTGAAGGTCTGCTAAAATGCAAGGAGCTGGGTCTTTCCAAGACTGAGATGAAGAAGCTCTTGCCTATAGTAGATGCTAGTTCATCTGATTCAG GAGCTTTTGATGGTGTACTTGAGCTTTTAGTTCGAGCCGGTAGAAGTCTTCCTGAGGCTATAATGATGATGATTCCTGAGGCCTGGCAGAATGACAAGAATATGGATCCTCAGCGAAAGGCCTTGTATGAGTATTTCTCAGCCCTTATGGAACCATGGGATGGGCCTGCACTCATATCGT TTACTGATGGTCGCTACCTTGGAGCAACACTGGATCGGAATGGGTTGCGTCCTGGCCGCTTTTATATCACTCACAGTGGCCGGGTGATTATGGCTAGTGAAGTTGGAGTGGTAGATATCCCACCTGAAGATGTATCTAGGAAAGGAAGACTTAATCCAGGCATGATGCTTCTGGTAGATTTTGAGAAGCATGTTGTTGTAGATGATGAGGCATTGAAGCAGCAGTATTCGCTTGCAAGGCCTTATGGGGAGTGGCTGAAGAGGCAAAAGATAGAACTAAAAGACATAGTAAAATCTGTTCATGAATCTCAAAGGGTCTCTCCAGCTATAGCAGGAGTTGTGCCT GCATCAAAAGATGATGATAGCATGGAAAACATGGGCATTCATGGGTTGTTGGCGCCTTTGAAGGCTTTTGG TTATACCGTTGAAGCTCTGGAGATGCTACTACTTCCAATGGCAAAAGATGGTATTGAGGCGCTTGGTTCAATGGGAAATGATGCTCCCTTGGCGGTGATGTCTAATCGAGAGAAACTCACCTTTGAATACTTCAAGCAGATGTTTGCTCAAGTTACAAACCCGCCTATTGATCCCATCAGGGAGAAGATTGTTACTTCCATGGAATGCATGATAGGTCCAGAAGGTGATCTGACAGAAACCACAGAAGAACAATGTCACCGCCTCTCGCTGAAAGGGCCTTTATTGTCCATTGAAGAAATGGAAGCAATCAAGAAGATGGACTACAGAGGCTGGCGCAGCAAGGTCATAGATATCACCTATTCTGTTGGCCATGGTAGGAAGGGCTTGGAGGAGACCCTAGACCGGATATGCTCAGAAGCACATGATGCAATTAAAGAGGGTTATACAGCACTTGTACTTTCCGACAGAG CCTTCTCACCAAAGCGTGTTGCTGTAAGCTCTTTATTGGCTGTCGGAGCTGTTCATCATCATCTGGTGAAAAGGCTTGAGAGAACACGAGTTGCACTGATTGTTGAATCTGCTGAGCCTCGTGAAGTGCATCACTTCTGTACTCTGGTGGGATTTGGTGCAGATGCAATCTGCCCTTATTTAGCTATAGAAGCAATTTTGAGACTACAGGTAGATGGGAAGATTCCACCCAAGCCAACTGGTCAGTTCCATTCCAAGGATGAGCTCGTTAAAAAATACTTCAATGCAAGTAACTATGGCATGATGAAGGTTCTTGCTAAAATGGGAATATCAACTTTGGCATCTTACAAGGGTGCCCAAATATTTGAGGCAGTTGGCCTTTCATCTGAAGTCATGGAGAGGTGCTTTACTGGGACTCCAAGCAGGGTTGAAGGTGCAACTTTTGATGCACTTGCAAATGATGCTCTTGAGTTGCATGAGCTGGCATTTCCATCAAGGGTCTTACCTGCTGGCAGCGCTGAGGCTGTAGCCCTCCCTAATCCTGGTGATTATCACTGGAGGAAAGGTGGTGAAATTCACCTGAATGATCCTCTTGCTATAGCAAAGCTTCAGGAAGCTGCCAGATCTAATAGTGTGGCTGCTTACAAGGAATATTCGAGACGGATACAAGAATTGAACAAGAGCTGCAATTTGAGGGGACTTTTGAAATTTAAAGACGAAGTGATGGGGGTTCCTTTGGAAGAAGTTGAACCAGCCAGTGAGATTGTAAAACGATTTTGTACCGGAGCAATGAGTTATGGATCAATATCACTGGAAGCACACTCAACCCTTGCTATTGCTATGAACAAAATTGGGGGAAAGTCAAACACAG GTGAGGGGGGTGAGCAACCATCTCGCATGGATCCTCTGCCAGATGGTTCAATGAATCCAAAGAGGAGTGCAATTAAGCAGGTTGCAAGTGGAAGATTTGGTGTTTCAAGTTATTACCTCACAAATGCTGATGAGTTGCAAATAAAAATGGCTCAG GGAGCAAAGCCGGGAGAAGGTGGCGAACTTCCTGGTCACAAGGTTATTGGTGACATTGCCGTGACTAGAAACTCTACTGCTGGAGTGGGGCTGATAAGCCCTCCACCCCATCATGACATATATTCAATTGAAGATCTTGCTCAACTAATTCATGACTTGAAG AATGCAAATCCTGGTGCACGTATAAGTGTGAAGTTAGTTTCTGAAGCTGGTGTTGGGGTAATTGCTAGTGGTGTCGTAAAGGGTCACGCTGATCATGTCTTGATCTCGGGTCATGATGGAGGTACTGGGGCCTCAAGGTGGACTGGCATCAAGAGTGCAGGGCTCCCATGGGAACTTGGTCTGGCTGAGACCCACCAAACCTTAGTTGCGAATGACCTTCGTGGCCGAACTGTTCTTCAGACTGATGGCCAGCTGAAAACTGGAAGAGATGTTGCAATTGCTGCACTTCTTGGTGCCGAGGAGTTTGGTTTTAGCACTGCTCCCCTCATCACTCTTGGCTGCATTATGATGCGGAAGTGCCACAAAAACACTTGTCCAGTGGGGATCGCCACCCAAGATCCAGTTCTTCGAGAAAAGTTTGCTGGGGAACCAGAACATGTCATAAACTTTTTCTTTATGCTAGCAGAGGAAGTCAGGGAAATCATGTCTCAGCTCGGATTTCGAACGCTTATTGAAATGGTTGGTCGCTCAGATATGCTTGAACTCAATGAAGACTTGGTCAAGAACAATGAAAAGCTCAAGAACATTGATCTCTCTTTATTGCTTAGACCTGCTGCTGACATCCGGCCAGATGCTGCACAGTACTGCATACAGAAACAGGATCATAGTTTGGACATGGCTATGGATAACAAATTAATAGATCTGTCCAAAGTGggaattgaaaaatgtgttccgGTATATGTCGAAACTGGAATTTGCAATACAAATCGGGCTGTTGGAACCATGCTTAGCCATGAAGTAACAAAGCGCCACAGCATGGTGGGACTTCCAGCAGATACAATTCACATCAAATTCAATGGTAGTGCTGGCCAGAGTTTTGGTGCTTTTGTTTGCCCTGGCATCACATTGGAGCTGGAAGGTGACAGCAATGATTATGTGGGTAAGGGACTATCTGGTGGCAAGATCATTGTGTATCCTCCCAGAGAAAGCAGGTTTGATGCAAAGGAAAATATTGTTATTGGAAATGTGGCTTTATACGGGGCTACTGGTGGTGAAGCTTACTTTAATGGGATGGCTGCGGAAAGGTTTTGTGTGCGAAACTCAGGTGCCAAAGCAGTTGTGGAAGGTGTTGGTGATCATGGATGTGAATACATGACTGGTGGAACTGTTGTTGTGCTGGGGAAAACTGGAAGAAACTTTGCTGCTGGCATGAGTGGAGGAATTGCTTTTGTGCTTGATATGGATTCTAAGTTCCAATCTCATTGCAACTCTGAGTTGGTGGATCTTGATAAAGTAGAAAACGAAGATGATATTCTGACTCTGAAAATGATGATACAACAACATCAGCGCCACACCAACAGCAAGCTAGCGAAGGAGGTTCTTTCAAATTTCGATGATCTTTTGCCTAAATTTATCAAGGTCTTCCCTAGAGACTATAAACGGGTTCTTGCAAGCATGAAAGAAAAGGAGACTGCCAACATTGCTGCTGAACGAACTGCAAGAGAAATTGAGGAGCAAGAAGAGGCAGAGTTGATGGGGAAAGATGCTTTTGAAGAGCTTAAAAAGTTTTCAGCTGGATCCTTGAACAAAAAAGCCAATCAG GTAGAAAGGGTCATTTCAGTTAAGAGGCCTACATGTGTGGCTGATGCTGAGAAGAATGGAGGTTTTGTTCGATATGAGAGAGAGGGTATTTCATATAGGGATCCCAACAAGCGGATCTATGATTGGAAAGAAGTTATGGAAGAACTGAAACCTGGTCCACTTCTTACAACACAGTCTGCTCGCTGTATGGACTGTGGCACTCCTTTTTGTCATCAG GAGAACTCTGGATGTCCCCTTGGGAATAAGATACCTGAATTCAATGAGTTAGTATACCAGAATAGATGGCGGGAAGCATTAGATAGGCTTCTTGAGACCAACAATTTTCCGGAGTTTACTGGCCGAGTCTGCCCTGCGCCTTGTGAAGGGTCTTGTGTGCTTGGTATTATCGAGAATCCAGTCTCCATCAAAAGCATTGAGTGCACTATCATTGACAAAGCCTTTGAGGAGGGATGGATGGTACCAAGGCCTCCACAAATGAGAACTGG GAAGAGAGTTGCTGTTGTTGGAAGTGGACCTGCTGGCTTAGCTGCTGCTGATCAGTTAAATAGGATGGGTCATGCTGTTACTGTGTTTGAGCGTGCTGATCGAATTGGTGGTCTTATGATGTATGGGGTGCCCAACATGAAGGCTGATAAAGTTGATGTTGTCCAGAGAAGGGTTGATCTTATGGAAAAGGAAGGTATCAACTTTGTGGTTAATGCCAATGTAGGCAAAGATCCCTCATTCTCCCTAGACCGACTTCGTGAGGAACATGATGCAATTGTTTTGGCTGTTGGAGCCACAAAGTCCAG GGACCTTCCTGTTCCTGGGCGTGAGCTTTCTGGAGTGCATTTTGCCATGGAATTTCTTCATGCTAAtacgaagagtttgcttgacaGCAATCTTGAGGATGGCAATTTCATTTCAGCTAAGGGCAAGAAGGTAGTGGTTATTGGTGGAGGTGATACTGGTACTGACTGCATAGGTACCTCTATTCGACATGGTTGCAGTGGTCTTATAAATCTAGAACTTCTTCCTCAGCCTCCACAATCTAGGGCCCCAAACAATCCCTGGCCACAG TGGCCTCGGGTATTTCGCATAGACTATGGACACCAGGAAGCTGCTGCCAAGTTTGGCAAAGATCCAAGGTCCTACGAGGTATTAACCAAGCGGTTTGTGGGCGATGAGAATGGAGTGGTTAAAGGACTAGAGATTGTACGAGTCCAGTGGGAGAAGGATCCTAGTGGGAAGTTCCAATTTAAGGAAGTGGAAGGCTCAGAGGAGATGATTGAGGCTGATCTAGTTTTGTTAGCAATGGGCTTCCTTGGTCCTGAATCG ACCATAGCGGACAAACTTGGATTGGAGAAAGACAATAGATCGAACTTCAAAGCAGACTATGGGCGCTTCTCAACGAGTGTGGAAGGTGTATTTGCAGCTGGGGACTGTCGGCGTGGCCAGTCTCTGGTTGTATGGGCCATCTCCGAAGGCAGGCAAGCAGCTGCACAGGTGGACAAGTATCTCATGGAAGACACAACAGGCCTTCCTATTGATGGCAGAAGGCAAGAGGATATTGTCAAGAGAGAACAAGATAGCAACAGACAGACGGTAAGGACATAG